In Halobacteroides halobius DSM 5150, the genomic window TTTTCTGCAAAAATTTTAGCTTCTTCTGGATCAGTATAAATTTCTTCAGCTTCAATTGTTGAGTCATTATATCCTACAGATCCAATCTCTGCTTCTACTGCTACTCCCACCGAATGGGCCAACTTCACAATTTCTTGCGTATTTTTAATATTTTCTTTTAAAAGTAATTGAGAACCATCATACATTACTGAAGTAAATCCACTTTTAATTGCTCTAACAGCCAAAAAATAATCTTTAGCATGGTCTAGCTTAACACAAACTGGTACATCTGCTTCTTCAGCTAATGGACAAAAAATATTAGCTAAAATTTCTACTGGCATATGCTCAACTGCATCCTTATTAGCCATTAAGATTACAGGAGCATCCATTTCTTCTGCCGCTTTGATTACTGCAGTAGCATCTTCATAGCCATAAACATTAAATCCAGCAACGGCATAATTGTTCTTAGCTGCCTTATCCACCATATCTCTTAAATTAACTAACATCTTCTTACCCTCCAGACTAACTTTTCTAATAATCTATGTGCTAGCAACCCTTTCCCCATATTCTTCCTTCTTCTCTTTAATAAACACTTCAATTTCTTCGACTGTTGGCATAGCATCTGAACAACTATGGCTAGCAACTAACATAGCTGCTGAGGCACTTCCAAATTCAAGACACTTATCTATATCCCAATTCTGCATTAAACCATAGATAAAGGCTGAAGCATAAGCATCTCCACCACCAAATGTCTTTACTACTTCTACTGGGAATGGTTTAATATCATAACTTTCTCCTTCTTTAGTATAAGCTGTAGAGCCTTCCTTACCATGTTTAACTACTACTATCTGAGCATTATAATCAAACCAATGCTGAGCAGTAGCCTGATCATTCTCATTCTTTGGCATAGTCAAACTCTCTACTATATTAAATTCTTCTCGAGAACCAATAATCACATCACTCTTTTCTGCTGCTAAACTATAATAAATAGCAGTTTCTTCCTCAGATCTCCAAGAATATGGTCGATAATCAATATCAAAGACAACAACGGTATCATGTTTTCTTGCATAATCAATAGCTAAAAATACTGCCTCTCGAGAAGGGCTTTTAGATAAAGCAGTTCCAGATACTTGTAACACCTTACTGTTTCTAATATATTCTTCATCAATATCTTGCGGGTCAATCTTTAAATCTGCTACATTATCTCGATACATCAAAATACTACAATCTGTAGGACTCTTAATCTCTGTAAAAGCTAAACCAGTCATTGCACCTTCCTGATCAATAACTATATTTGAAGTATCTATTCCATCTTGTTCAAAATAATTTAAAATATAGTTACCAAATTGATCCTCTGAAACTTTACCAATAAATCCTGTATCCATTCCTAACCTTGCCATTCCAATACTAATATTAGCCGGCGAACCACCTACATATTTAGTAAATGTTTCTGTTTCTTCCATGGGTCTATGAATCTCATTAGCGTTTAAATCTACACCAATTCTACCTATCGCTATAAAATCTCTCTTTTTTTTCTCATTAAAAACTAAGTTATTCATATTTTTCACCTCTTTTGTTAATCTATTTACCTAAATTACCTGAATTCTCCAAACAATAAATTAGTTGCAGAACTAAAAAGTATTAGATTATACCCTAGTATTAATCTCTGATTAATACTAGGGACCAAAATAGAATTTAAATCAGTTATTCGTTATCTCTTTGTCGTAATACATCTACATAAACAGCAGCAATAATTACCACTCCAATAACTACTGTCTGAATATCTGCAGAAACTCCCAATAAATTTAATCCATTTCTAATAACCGCTATAATCATAGCACCAATCATAGTACCCCAGATAGTACCAATTCCACCAAAAAAACTTGCACCTCCAATAATTACAGCAGCAATAGCATTTAGTTCATACTTTAATCCAGCTAAAGGATAAGCAGAATTTACTCTTCCCATTAATACCAGTCCCCCCATCGCAGCCATCAAACCTGCAATTGTAAATACAATAGTTCTTACTTTATCAGTATTAATACCAGAAAGTCTAGCTGCTTCAATATTTCCGCCAACAGCATAAATATGTCGTCCTAAACTAGTTTTATTTAAAAAATAGTAAAAGATTACTGCCATAATTAATACTAAAATAACACTAAATGGAACTATCCCAACTTGCCCAACTCCAATAAAGGTAATTACATCTGAAAAACCTGAAACTGGAGAAGAATCAGTAACTATCAAAGCCAAACCACGTGCAATATTCATCATTCCCAAAGTTGAAATAAATGGGTGTGGTAAATTTAACTTAGTTAAAAGTAATCCATTAATTGTTCCCACCAAAGCACCCGTTGCTAGAATAATAAGTATTCCCACTAATGGAGAAACCCCAGCTTTAATAGCAACTCCTCCTACACAAATTGATAAAGCTAATACTGAACCAACAGATAAATCAATTCCTGCAATTAAAATTGCTAATAACTCTCCAGAAGCTATAAGTGCATTAATACTTGCTTGTTGAGCCACATTCATTAAATTACTTATACTTAAAAAATATGGACTAGCTACTGATAATATCCCCATTAATAAAATCAATCCTAATAAAGGACCTAATTTATCAAATAATAACTCCTTCCATTCAATCCCTTCTCCATTTATATTCTCTTTAACTGTGCTTTTTTCAACTGACATCTTTTATCCCTCCTGTAGCAGCACTCATAATTTTTTCCTTACTTGCCTCATCTGTATTAAATCTTCCAGTTATCTTCCCCTCATGAACAACTAATATACGATCACTCATATTTAAAATTTCTGGTAATTCGGAAGAAATCATAATAACTGTATTCCCTTTTTTTACTAAATCATTAATAATATTAAATAC contains:
- a CDS encoding class II fructose-bisphosphate aldolase encodes the protein MLVNLRDMVDKAAKNNYAVAGFNVYGYEDATAVIKAAEEMDAPVILMANKDAVEHMPVEILANIFCPLAEEADVPVCVKLDHAKDYFLAVRAIKSGFTSVMYDGSQLLLKENIKNTQEIVKLAHSVGVAVEAEIGSVGYNDSTIEAEEIYTDPEEAKIFAEKTNVDALAVAVGTLHRMKKQGAEIQYDRLVEIEKLVDTPLVIHGSSGVTDEDLSKLATTQVGKVNIGTALRMAFGNTLKAEVEENPEEFDRIKWFKKPMEAVTEATKEKLRILGF
- the iolC gene encoding 5-dehydro-2-deoxygluconokinase, producing the protein MNNLVFNEKKKRDFIAIGRIGVDLNANEIHRPMEETETFTKYVGGSPANISIGMARLGMDTGFIGKVSEDQFGNYILNYFEQDGIDTSNIVIDQEGAMTGLAFTEIKSPTDCSILMYRDNVADLKIDPQDIDEEYIRNSKVLQVSGTALSKSPSREAVFLAIDYARKHDTVVVFDIDYRPYSWRSEEETAIYYSLAAEKSDVIIGSREEFNIVESLTMPKNENDQATAQHWFDYNAQIVVVKHGKEGSTAYTKEGESYDIKPFPVEVVKTFGGGDAYASAFIYGLMQNWDIDKCLEFGSASAAMLVASHSCSDAMPTVEEIEVFIKEKKEEYGERVAST
- a CDS encoding ABC transporter permease, with product MSVEKSTVKENINGEGIEWKELLFDKLGPLLGLILLMGILSVASPYFLSISNLMNVAQQASINALIASGELLAILIAGIDLSVGSVLALSICVGGVAIKAGVSPLVGILIILATGALVGTINGLLLTKLNLPHPFISTLGMMNIARGLALIVTDSSPVSGFSDVITFIGVGQVGIVPFSVILVLIMAVIFYYFLNKTSLGRHIYAVGGNIEAARLSGINTDKVRTIVFTIAGLMAAMGGLVLMGRVNSAYPLAGLKYELNAIAAVIIGGASFFGGIGTIWGTMIGAMIIAVIRNGLNLLGVSADIQTVVIGVVIIAAVYVDVLRQRDNE